In the genome of Streptomyces collinus, one region contains:
- a CDS encoding DUF1330 domain-containing protein, translating to MAKGYWVSVYPAMSDPEGLTAYDELAGPAVQAGGGRTVSLIPSRGGRVVAHEAGITQRVVLIEFDSFEQAVAAYESEAYQKALVALPDGVVRDFRIIDGID from the coding sequence ATGGCTAAGGGCTACTGGGTCAGTGTCTACCCCGCCATGTCCGACCCTGAGGGGCTGACTGCCTACGACGAGCTGGCCGGTCCGGCTGTCCAGGCTGGGGGCGGGCGCACCGTGTCCCTGATCCCGTCCCGTGGCGGCCGAGTCGTCGCCCACGAGGCCGGAATCACGCAACGCGTCGTTCTGATCGAGTTCGACAGCTTTGAACAGGCCGTCGCGGCATACGAGAGCGAGGCATACCAGAAGGCGCTGGTGGCCCTCCCCGACGGCGTCGTGCGCGACTTCCGCATCATCGACGGCATCGACTGA
- a CDS encoding ASCH domain-containing protein: MASGSFSPADIASMPRAEFAFPGSLRDRLVAAILDGSKTSTTALVVDYEHEGEPIPEAGDRSVVIDSEGRPVAVIEVTGVRVVPLAEVDLAHVVDEGEGHRGVAEWREGHERFWHGDDVRAALEDPHFTVDDTTPVVLERFRLVTDLRPAG; encoded by the coding sequence ATGGCTTCCGGCTCCTTCTCGCCCGCGGACATCGCCTCGATGCCCAGGGCCGAGTTCGCCTTTCCCGGCTCGCTGCGCGATCGGCTCGTCGCGGCGATCCTCGACGGTTCGAAGACCTCCACGACGGCCCTCGTCGTCGACTACGAGCACGAGGGCGAGCCGATACCCGAGGCCGGGGACCGTTCGGTGGTCATCGACTCGGAGGGGCGTCCGGTCGCGGTCATCGAGGTGACCGGCGTGCGTGTCGTCCCGCTGGCCGAGGTCGATCTCGCCCACGTGGTGGACGAGGGAGAGGGGCACCGCGGCGTGGCCGAGTGGCGGGAGGGTCACGAGCGGTTCTGGCACGGCGATGACGTACGGGCGGCCCTGGAGGACCCGCACTTCACCGTGGACGACACGACGCCGGTGGTTCTGGAGCGCTTCCGTCTCGTCACCGATCTTCGTCCCGCCGGCTGA